The following proteins come from a genomic window of Nostoc sp. TCL26-01:
- a CDS encoding RAMP superfamily CRISPR-associated protein codes for MVWYQEEWTKLLEKLKKQKPQPPAIYQIIKDSSLVAVDNTSITLLFPDEEQQKKAKANIQKILNILPDMLKRQRVNCLVQTSGVTKIMNPLQELKHTLSDDESGKTILKAAIDADSTCEELYKYLADKTSRLANEILDVSFPWRLRVGGMRGFKELLLPALHPVYGIPYVPASSLKGAVKAWAKDEAELDRLLGTLDNGIGCVQIFDAFPTAPCLNMDITNPQWHGNQNLQYQPVPHHFISMQQPHLRIGLAKTKRGSLQDVQTVKQWLIEALKVGIGSRVSAGYGRSEFCTSLPHASQHQFQLWTQGIHGADTNNSEFRPVALRGVLRYWFRAVALGIYSLRECKKLEDTFFGTIEPKSHRGSISINVELNKKVTEKNRPDEYHGTILLEAKSASHLKLIQKLLQLTSHISGIGKGSRRPLHWNHPRFRGCYWEISGMQLPYNQEDWQRLLQDLREYFISIQSPQDSPAVGDPGSVRNRYQDVLNQKAAIYLVRSPALKHPKDVRNWLQEGNKPHVHGTALETLYNSGYKGVNRQGDGNAEVGGNLGTPSFVIIKSNFPLPNQGYQTVTIFGLDNKKRAAFIRTLENENEVIKVFP; via the coding sequence ATGGTTTGGTATCAAGAAGAATGGACTAAACTTTTGGAAAAGCTAAAGAAACAAAAGCCACAGCCTCCTGCTATCTATCAAATAATTAAGGATAGCTCTTTAGTTGCAGTTGACAATACCAGTATTACTTTATTGTTTCCTGATGAAGAACAACAGAAAAAGGCAAAAGCAAATATTCAGAAAATATTAAATATACTACCAGATATGCTCAAACGTCAGCGAGTTAATTGTCTGGTTCAGACTTCAGGCGTGACAAAAATCATGAATCCTTTGCAAGAACTGAAGCACACATTGTCAGATGATGAGAGTGGTAAAACAATCTTGAAAGCTGCAATTGATGCAGATTCGACCTGTGAAGAATTATATAAATATTTGGCTGATAAAACTAGTCGATTAGCTAATGAAATACTTGATGTAAGTTTTCCTTGGCGTTTACGTGTCGGGGGTATGCGTGGTTTTAAAGAACTACTTCTACCTGCGCTTCATCCTGTATATGGTATTCCCTATGTACCTGCAAGTAGTCTCAAAGGTGCAGTGAAAGCTTGGGCTAAAGATGAGGCAGAACTTGATCGTTTATTAGGTACGCTTGATAATGGTATTGGTTGTGTGCAAATTTTTGACGCTTTTCCCACAGCACCCTGCTTAAATATGGATATAACTAATCCTCAATGGCATGGTAATCAAAACCTGCAATATCAACCAGTACCTCATCATTTTATCTCTATGCAACAACCGCATTTGCGGATTGGATTAGCTAAAACTAAGAGAGGAAGTCTTCAAGATGTCCAAACTGTCAAGCAATGGTTAATAGAAGCGTTAAAAGTAGGAATTGGTTCTCGTGTCAGTGCGGGATATGGACGCAGTGAATTTTGTACAAGTTTACCTCACGCATCTCAGCATCAATTCCAATTATGGACGCAAGGTATACATGGTGCTGATACTAATAACTCAGAATTTCGTCCAGTGGCTTTACGTGGTGTGTTACGTTATTGGTTCAGAGCAGTTGCACTAGGGATTTATTCACTGCGAGAATGTAAAAAGCTGGAGGATACTTTTTTTGGCACAATTGAGCCTAAAAGTCACAGAGGAAGTATTTCTATTAATGTGGAGTTGAACAAGAAAGTTACCGAGAAAAATCGTCCTGATGAATACCACGGTACTATTTTATTAGAGGCAAAATCAGCATCTCATTTAAAACTCATTCAAAAGCTGTTACAACTAACATCTCATATCAGTGGTATTGGCAAAGGTTCTAGACGACCATTACATTGGAATCACCCTAGATTCCGTGGGTGTTACTGGGAAATATCTGGAATGCAGTTACCTTATAATCAAGAAGATTGGCAAAGACTGCTACAAGATTTACGTGAATATTTTATATCAATACAGAGTCCTCAAGATAGTCCTGCTGTTGGTGATCCTGGAAGTGTGAGAAATCGTTATCAAGATGTGCTGAATCAAAAAGCGGCAATTTATTTAGTGCGATCGCCTGCTTTAAAACATCCTAAAGATGTTCGTAATTGGTTACAAGAAGGTAATAAGCCTCATGTACATGGTACAGCTTTAGAAACACTCTACAACAGTGGTTATAAAGGAGTAAATCGCCAGGGTGATGGTAATGCAGAAGTTGGTGGTAATTTAGGAACTCCTTCTTTTGTGATTATTAAATCTAATTTCCCATTACCAAACCAAGGCTATCAAACAGTGACAATTTTTGGACTTGATAATAAAAAACGTGCAGCTTTTATCAGGACACTAGAAAATGAAAATGAGGTAATTAAAGTTTTTCCATAG